One Ferribacterium limneticum genomic window, CATCCTTGCGCTGCCCGGTTTCCATCGGGTGCTGCATGAGGACGCGAATGTCGGTGATTTCACCCTGGTTCTGGGCGCGAATCTTGATTTGATCTGCCATGTTCAGCCTCCGCACCCGCCTAGCGTTACCTTGATCTCGCGAAAGGCAACGTAGGACTTCCCGTCGGCGGTCTTGGCCACGGCCCGGACGCGCGTGGTTTCCGCCATTTTGAGTTGGGCTCTGACGTAAGGCAGGACAGGGCCGGAGAATTCGATGGCCGAGCACAGCGGCATCGGGTTCTTGTCGGCGAAGATGGCCAGGCTGCGGGTGTTGGCGATATTGCAGGTGATCTCGACTTCGACCTTGGCACCGTTTTCGGCTATTTCGGGGGCATTGATCACGATGTCGCGCGATTCGGGAGCATTGGCGCTGCCGTAAGCCTTCATCGCATCATTCACGGTTCGTGCCGTGAAGGCGTTCTTGTTCCATTCGGCGGCCAGGACCCGGGTGGGCATGAGCAGCCCGCTACCGATTAGTGGTGATAACAGGGCGGCCGAGGCGCTGCCTTTGAGGAATTTTCTGCGTAGTTCTGACATGTTCTGTTGTGGATGCGTTATTCGGCGACCCAGTGGCCGGATTTGCCGCCGGATTTCTCCAGCAGACGGATATTTTCGATGCGCATGCCACGGTCGACGGCCTTGCACATGTCGTAAATGGTCAGCAGGCCAACCGAGGTTGCGGTCAGTGCTTCCATTTCGACACCGGTTCGGCCGAAACATTCAGCGACGACTTCACAATGAACCGCGTTTTGGGTTTCGTCGATGGAAAAGTCGGCGGTGACGCGGGTCAGGGCAATCGGATGGCACAGGGGAATGAGGTCACCAGTGCGCTTTGAGGCCTGAATCGCGGCAATGCGCGCGATGCCCAGGACGTCGCCTTTCTTGGCGGAACCGGCGCGAATCAGCGCCAGGGTTTCGGGCTTCATGAAAATGCTGCCGGCAGCGCGGGCGACACGGGCTGTTTCAGCCTTGGCGCCAACGTCGACCATGTGGGCCTGGCCGGCGTTGTCGAAATGAGTCAGGGTCTGGTGGGTCACGGGATTTACGATTGGTTACGATGCGCCGGAAGGGCGGTTTCGAGGCTGCGGTATCATAGCACCATGCACCTGAGCCAACGCTTGATCGCCGCCTTTCTCGCCTGTACGCTGGCTTTGCCGCCCGTAGCGGCGGACGAACTGCCGGAGTTGGGTGATGCCGCGAGCAACGACTTGTCGCTGAGTACCGAGAAGAAAATCGGCCAGCAGATCATGCATGAAATCCGCTGGCGTGAGCCGTCGTATCTCGATGATGCCGATGTCGAGGCCTATCTGAATCAACTCGGCGGCCAACTGGCGGCGGTCAGCAACGATCCCGGTTTCGGTTTTTACTTTTTCCCGATCAACGATCCGAATATCAACGCCTTTGCCATGCCTGGCGGTTACATCGGGGTGCATACCGGCCTCATCGTGTCCGCCCAGACGGAATCGGAACTGGCCGGGGTGCTCGGGCACGAAATTTCGCATGTGACGCAGCGCCATATCGCGCGTCAGGTGTTCCAGTCGAAGCAGATCGGCATGGCGTCGATGGTGGCGATGGCGCTGGCTCTGCTCGCGGCCCGCTCTAGCGGGCAGATGGCCGGGGCGGCGATTGCCACGACGCAGGCCGGGGCGATTTCGGCCCAGCTGGCTTTTTCGCGGGATTTCGAGCGCGAGGCTGACCGGCAGGGTTTCGATATCCTGCGCAAGGCGGGCTTTGACGTGCGCGGCATGGGTGTGTTTTTCGAGCGCCTGCAAAAATCGGTTCGCCTCTACGAGAACAACGCGACGGCTTATCTGCGTACCCACCCGCTGAGCGGCGAGCGCCTGACCGACATGCAGAACCGCGAGCAGGCGGTGCCCTATCGCCAGGTGGCGGATAGTGTCGATTTCCAGCTGGTGCGCGCCAAGGTGCGGGCCATGCAGGGGCGGCCGGTCGATGCGGTGAAGGATATGGCTGGCTTGCTGCGCGAACGGAAGTTTGCTTCCGAAACGGCCATTCGCTACGGCCTGGCCTTCGCGCTCTATCGAAATCGCGATTGGCCTGGGGCTGAGCGGGAGATTGAAAGCATTCGTGGCCTGAAGGTTTCCGCCCCGATGCTGGAGCATTTGCGGGCGGATATCCGGATGGCCCAAGGCGACGTAGTTGGGGGACTGTCGATTTATCGCGATGCGATGGTGCGTTTTCCGCTCAATCAGGGGCTGCTTTACGGTTATGGCGCGGCCTTGCTCAGCGTACGGCGTTACGATGAGGCGCTGCGTTTCATTGAGGCTCGCCTGGGCAACACGCCGGACGATGTCCGCTTGCACAAGATGCGGGCCGAAAGTTACGCCGGGCTGGGCAAGCAGGCGATGCAGCATCGGGCGCTGGCCGAGGCTTTCGCCTTGCAGGGCCAGACGGCGGGGGCGGTTGAGCAATTGCAGCAGGCGCAGAAGGCCGGCGACGGCAATTTCTTCGAGATGTCGTCCATCGATGCGCGCTTGCGCGAGTTGAAGCAGCGGCTGATCGATGAACTCAAGGAAAAGCGGAATTAATCGAGGTAAAATCGTGCCTCTAATCCATTTGGCCGAATGAACATGGAATTTAATCGCGATCTCGACGTTAAGGGGCTCAACTGCCCGTTGCCCATCCTGCGTACCAAGAAGACGCTTGCCGAGATGGAGTCAGGCCAGATCCTGCGCGTGCTGGCGACCGATCCAGGTTCCCTCAAGGATTTTCCGGCTTTTGCCAAGCAAACCGGTAACGAACTGGTTGAGCAAAAAGAAGAAAATCGCGTTTTCGAGTTTTACCTGAAGCGCAAATAAGCCCTGAATTCACCGCATTTTTCGAAGACAGGCGGGCGCCGGCTGGCGACCCCGCCGCTTGGCGTTTCGATGGCCTGATCGATTGCCTTGAGGTCTGCGACGCAGCCTCGCTGGAAACCGTCTTGCAGACGCTACAGGATGATCAGCAGTGGGCGGTGGTTGGGCTCGACTATGAACTAGGCTATCTGCTGGAACCCAAGTCGGCGCCTGTTGGCTGGCAGCCGGATGGGCGAGCGCTGGCCCGCTTCTGGCGCTTTTCAGAGCGGATTTCGCTGGCCGCGCAAGATGCCGATGCCTGGTTGCTGCTGCGCGGCGACGGCGTGGCCGGCATTGGCGGCTTGCAGCCGGCGATTGATGAAGAAAGCTACGTTGCCACGGTCAACCGGATAAAACGGCTGATTTTTGAAGGTGACTGTTATCAGGTCAATTTCACCTTCCCGCTCGATTTTGAATGGTTCGGTTCGCCACTGGCGCTCTATGCCCGACTGCGCGAACAGCAACCGGTTCGCTATGGCGGCTTCATCGGCGATGCCCGGCACGGCTGGCTTTCACTGTCGCCCGAGCTGTTTCTCGAGCGCCGCGGCGACCGGTTGCTGACCAAACCGATGAAAGGCACGGCGCCGCGTAGCGCACCGCCTGAGCAACTGCGCAATTCCGAAAAAGACCGGGCGGAAAACCTGATGATCGTCGACCTGTTGCGCAACGATCTTGGTCGGGTGGCCGAAAAGGGCAGCATCGTTGTCGACCGGCTGTTCGATATCGAGGAATACCCGACGCTCTGGCAAATGGTCTCGGAGGTTTCGGCCAATGTTGGCGGGCGGAGTTTCGGCGACATCCTCCGCGCCCTGTTTCCCTGCGGTTCGATCACCGGGGCGCCGAAGATTCGCGCCATGCAGATCGCGGCCGAACTGGAAAACGCCGAGCGTGGCATTTATACGGGCGCGCTCGGCTGGTTGGCGCCGGATGGCGATTTTCGGCTTAACGTGGCGATCCGTACGCTGGCGTTGGGGGCGGACGGCCGTGGCAAGCTCGGTCTGGGCAGCGGCATCGTTGCCGATTCGGAGCCGGAGGCCGAATGGCAGGAGTGCCAGCTTAAGTCCAGATTCCTGCGTGACTGCGATCCGGGCCTGAAATTGATCGAAACCCTGCGCCGGGATGACGGCGTCTATCCGATGTGGGCCGGGCATCTGGCCCGTTTGAAACGTTCGGCAGCGTATTTCGGCTTCCCTCTCGACGAGCAATTGATGTTCAGGGAGCTTGGGCGGCAGCCGACCAAGGGGACTTGGCGTGTTCGCCTGACGTTGGACAAGGCTGGCGCCATCGATGTACAGGCGGTGGCCTTCGATGGCGCGGCGCCCGCTATGCATCTCGCTGCCTTGGCTGAACAGGCAATCGATTCGCGCGATGTCCTGCGTCGCCACAAGACAACGGTTCGGCCGCTCTATGATGCAGCGCTGTGCAGCCTGCCGGCTGATTCTCCGGTTTTCGATCTGGTGTTTCTGAACGAGCGCGGCGAGGTCGCAGAGGGCGCGCGCACCAATATCTTTGTCGAGCGCGAGGGTGTGTTGCTGACGCCGCCATTGGCGAGCGGTGCCTTGCCTGGCGTATTGCGCGCCAGTCTGCTGGCTGCCGGGCGAGCACGGGAAGCCGTTTTGTGGCCTGAAGATCTGGCCGATGGTTTCTGGCTGGGGAATGCCCTCAGGGGGCTGGTTCAGGTATCGCTACGGTCAACCGGGAAAAACGGCCAAATTTGAAATTTGGGCCAATTTTCCGGTTGACCGTGGGAATGCTTGACGGCGGCTATCAGCCGCGCAAGCGGCGCAGATAAAGGCCGAGCATCGAGAACAATGCTGCCGCGATGCCGTAATAAAAGGCTTTGGGGACATCAACGTCCTGATAATCGAGCAGGATCGGCACTTCATTTTCGACCGTGTAGCGGATCGTCGTCTGGAAATGCCAGGACGAAGCCTTGACCTCGAAAACGCCGTTTTCGATCTTCCACTTGAGCCAGTTGTTTTCTTCCTGGATGTCGCCGGCCGGCGCGGTCGGCGTCAGCGTGGTGTACAGGCCCTTGGCCTTGGCGTCAGCCAGATCCTTGTAGGCCAAGCCGCAGGGTTCGGTGTTGGCGCAGATGGCGACGAGGCGGAATTCAGGCTTCCAGACATCGGTCTTGTCCTTCGGCCACGAGATCATGAAGGCGACGCTCCAGGCGCCAACCAGCGCCGAGAAGATCATCAGGGCGATGAAGATCTGCGAGAGGAGGCCGCGTTTGTCTTGAGACATTTGAATCCTTTTTAGTTACCCAACTTGGCCAGTTGGGGCTTGAGTTGTTCCAGCGTCGCCGTGAAATCGGCAACTCGCTGCTTTTCCTGGTCGATCACCGCCGCCGGGGCGCGGGCGACGAAGCCTTCGTTGGCGAGCTTGCCCTGGGCAATCGAAATCTGCTTTTCGAGCTTCTCGATTTCCTTTGCGAGGCGCACGCGTTCGGCGGCAACGTCGATTTCCACCTTGAGCATCAAACGGGTTTCGCCGACCACGGCAACCGGTGCCATGGCATCGGCCGGCATGTCGGAAACGATTTGTACCTCGGAGAGCTTACCCAGAGCTTGCAGGATCGCTGCGAACTCGGAAATCTCGGCGCCGCCACCGGCGACCAGCAAAGGCATTCGGAGTGCCGGCGAGACATTCATCTCACCGCGCAGGTTGCGGGTCGCGTAGGCCAGGGCCTTGAGGCGCTCGACCTTGGCTTCCGAAGCCGGGTCGAGCTTGTATTCCTCGGCGCGCGGGTAGGCGGCGAGCATGATCGACTCGTGCGTTTTGCGCCCGGCGATCGGCGCGACGGTCTGCCACAGCTCTTCGGTGATGAACGGAATGAGCGGATGGGCCAGGCGCAGCACGGCTTCCAGTGTGCGGACCAGCGTCCGGCGGGCGCCACGCTGCTGGGCATCGTTGCCGGTCTGGATCTCGACCTTGGCGATTTCCAGATACCAGTCGCAGAACTCGTCCCAGATGAATTTGTAGATGGCCTGGGCGACCAGGTCGAAACGGTAGTCGGTGAAGTGCTGCTCGACTTCCTTCTCGACGCGCTGCAACTGGCTGACGATCCAGCGGTCGGCGAAGCTGAATTCAAGCGGGGCGGAACCGCCGCAGGCCGGGCCGTTTTGCTGGTGTTCAAGGGCCAGGTCATGGCCTTCAACGTTCATCAGTACGAAGCGCGTCGCGTTCCACAGCTTGTTGCAGAAGTTGCGGTAGCCATCGCAGCGGTTGAGGTCGAACTTGATGTCGCGGCCGGGCGAAGCGAGCGAAGCGAAAGTGAAGCGCAGGGCGTCGGTGCCGAAGGAGGCGATGCCTTCCGGGAATTCCTTCTTCGTCTTCTTGGCGATGCTCTCGGCCTGCTTGGGGTTCATCAGGCCGGTTGTGCGCTTCTCGATCAGCGCCTCAAGGCCGATGCCGTCGATCAGGTCGATCGGGTCGAGCACGTTGCCCTTCGACTTCGACATCTTCTGGCCTTCGCCGTCACGGATCAGGCCGTGCACATAGACGTGCTTGAACGGGATATGGCCGGTGATCTGCTTGGTCATCATGACCATGCGGGCGACCCAGAAGAAAATGATGTCGAAGCCGGTGACCAGTACGGTCGACGGCAAATATTGCTGCAAAATCGGATTGGCGGCGTCGATGGCTTCGTCGCCCGTCCAGTCCAGCGTCGAGAATGGCCACAGGGCGGAGGAGAACCAGGTGTCGAGGACGTCCTCGTCGCGGCTCAGGGTGCCGGTGTAGCCCTGTTTGGCGGCTTCGGCCTTGGCTTCTGCCTCGCTGTGGGCGACGAAAATCTGGCCGTTGTCACCGTACCAGGCCGGAATCTGGTGGCCCCACCACAGTTGGCGGGAAATACACCAGTCCTGGATGTTATTGAGCCACTGGTTGTAGGTATTGACCCAGTTTTCCGGGTAGAACTTGATTTCGCCGGAATGGACAACGTCGAGTGCCTTTTCGGTGATCGACTTGCCGTCATCGCCCGGCTTGGACATGGCGACGAACCACTGGTCGGTGAGCATTGGCTCGATGACGACATTGGTCCGGTCGCCGCGCGGCACCTTGAGCTTGTGCTTGTCGGTCTTTTCGAGGATGCCGAGGGCTTCGAGATCGGCGACAACGGCCTTGCGGGCGTCGAAGCGGTCGAGGCCACGGTATTTTTCCGGGGCGTTTTCGTTGATCTTGGCATCCAGGGTCAGGATCGAGATCATCGGCAGGCCGTGGCGCTGGCCAACCGCATAGTCGTTGAAGTCATGCGCCGGCGTGACCTTGACGCAGCCGGTGCCGAATTCGAGATCGACGTAGCTGTCGGCGATGATCGGGATTTCGCGGTCGGTCAGCGGTAATTTCACCATCTTGCCGATCATGTGTTTGTAGCGCTCATCTTCCGGATGAACCATGACGGCGGTGTCGCCGAGCATGGTTTCCGGGCGCGTCGTGGCGACGACCAGGCTATCCGAGCCATCGGCCAGCGGATAGCGGATGTGCCACATGAAGCCGTCTTCTTCTTCCTGGACCACTTCGAGGTCGGAAACGGCGGTGTTGAGCTTCGGGTCCCAGTTCACCAGGCGCTTGCCGCGGTAGATCAGGCCTTCGTTGAACAGCCGGACGAAGGTTTCGGTGACGACCTTGTTGAGGCCGGCATCCATTGTGAAACGCTCGCGCTTCCAGTCCGGGCTGGTGCCCATGCGGCGCATCTGCTTGGTGATGGTGTTGCCGGAGTATTCCTTCCATTCCCAGACTTTTTCGAGGAACTTCTCGCGGCCGAGGTCGTGGCGCGAAATGCCATGGGCGTCCAGTTGGCGCTCGACGACGATCTGCGTCGCGATGCCGGCGTGGTCGGTGCCCGGTTGCCACAGAGTGTTGTGGCCGCGCATCCGGTAGTAGCGGGTCAGGGCGTCCATCAGCGTCTGGTTGAAGCCATGGCCCATGTGCAGCGTGCCGGTCACATTGGGCGGTGGCAGCAGGATGCAGAAGTTTTCGTCTGGTGCCTTGCTGCGGTCAACGCCGGCAGCGAAGTAATTCTGGGCTTCCCACTCGGGGTACCAGCGGCGTTCGATATCGGCTGGTTCAAAGGCTTTGGCGAGTTCCATGGGCTTGTCGGAAAAGGGGAAAACCCATGATTATACCCGCGATTGTTAGCCTGCCTTGCCTGCTAGTTGGATGTCTCCATGATCGCCGTGCCCCAGCTCGATGTCCGGTAGCCGAGCGGTTTCCACAGGTGCTTCCAGGGCAACTCGACGATTCCCGGCGGGGCCAGCGTATGGGCGGTGGCAGTGGCATTGCGCAAGTTGGCTGGCATCTCGGCATTCTTGTCCGATATGGGCCAGACGACGGCGATTTTGTTGCCGTCTCCGGCCGGGGTGGGCAGTCCGTGCATTACGACGCGGGAGTCGGAGAAAAAGCGGCGGAGGTTGCCGCCGACATGGGGGTCGTTGACGATGATCGTTCCCCGGTCAAATCCCTTCTCGCGTAGCTTATCGGCGAGTTCGGGGTAGGGCACGGCCCAGCGGCATCGTGAGCAAAAGGGTTCGTACACGAACAGGTTGCCGCTTCGCACCGCATAGGCGGTGATCGTGAAGCCGAGCAGAACGGCCATGAATATCTGCACACGGCGCGGGGTGGGATTGGTTTCGCGGGCCTTCTCGGTCAGCCAGGGAATGGCGATGACGACCATCGGCAGAATGCTGTGCACGGCGTAGTTCGCGCGCGAATAGAGCAGGCCGTTGAAGAGGACGAGTCCGCTCAGTTCGATCAGCAGAAGGTGGAGCAGATACAGTTTCGGATCGAAAACGGTCGGGTCGATGGCGCGAAGCTTGGATTGCCTGAAGATCGTCCGGAAGATGGCCGGAAAGACCATGGGCAGGATCACGATGTAGGGTGCCAGGACGAGCAGCGGGAACGTGAACGCATCGCGCAGGCCAGCGGCGATGCCGGGCAGTGAGTGAGCGGGAATTTCCGGCAGCAGGTTTGTGCTCAGGGCCGTCAAGCGCAGTGGATCGGCGGCCAGCCAGAGTGCATAGGGCGCTACGACCAGCAAGGTGAGCGGCAGCGATGCCAGCATCGGCAGCGAGAAAACCGTTTTCCGCACGGACGGTTGCAGCCAGGCGGCGAGCAGCGTGGCGAATAGGGCAAAGGCGTAGATGTGCTCGGTGAGCAGGCCCAGCCCGATCAGCGTGGCCAACAGCAGGTAATTGCCACGACTCGGGCGGTCAATCAGCCGAAAGATCGCCCAGACAGTAGCGACAGCCAGCACCATGGCGCCGACACGATGGGTGAAGCCTTCGTGAAAACGCCAAAAAATCTGGTACACCGTCGCCATCGACTCGACCGCAATGAATGCCCACAGCGCGCTTTGCGTAATTTTTCGCGTGATTTGAAAAATGCACCCGGCCATGGCGACCAGCAGGGCGTACTTGAGGAAGAGAAAGCCCGAAAGGCCGGTGCCGAAAATATGCTGTAAACACCATATGGCCCAGTCGTAGAGCGGACCTTGCTGGACGTTGTAACCCGGGGCGAGGGTCTGGGCGATAAGGTTGTCGAGTGGGTCGTCTTCGCCGAGGTTGCCTGACGAAAACAAGCGGGTCAGTGCGTGAATCGAGGCGTAAATGGCAACGAGTACCATGACGCCGGACTGCGTGAAAGGAAAGCGGGGGGGCGCCGTCGAGGCGGAAACGAATGAATCGCTCTGGTTCATGGGGATTTGCGTGGCGGCCTGATGGGCCGCGATCAGGTGCTGGCTAACTGTTCTCGATCATTTCCTGTTCGGCCAGAAAGTCCCTGATGGTCGAACTGATTATCTCGGGCAAGGCAGCCTTGATGCGGTCCTCAATGCGGCCGGTGAGTTCGCGAATAAGCTCGTCACGCAAACCCGGATCGATGCTCGAGGGCGTTTCCGGCGCTATCTGCAGGGGCGTGTCGGCCACAGCATCGACGTCGATTTCGACTGGTTCAGGCACGGCTTCCATTTCCGGCATCGGCTCAACTTCGGTGAGAACCGGAATGTCGTCAAATTCATCGACGCTGTCGGTGAGTACCGGGACATCGTCAAATTCGCTGTCGGTCTGACGCCGGCGATGCATCAGGGCATCGGCTCGGGCGATGATGGGGCTGGGCACGCTGTTTCCTTAGCGGTCGCTGAGATCGAAGTAGCGGACTTCGTAGCCGCGATCCTTGTAGAACTTGACGCGCTCTCTGGCGGCGGTGCGGTCGTTCTCTTCCTGACCAACGACTTCGATCAGGCTCTCGAAGCGGGAAAAGCCGGGCGGGATTTCCTGGCTCAGGTTCATCAGGCGTTCGTCCTGCGCGATAGTTTCCAGCTTGTCCGTTATCAGGATTGGCGTTTCGGCCGCCAGCGGCGAATCGGCTCGGCAATGCGGTACGAAGCTGAGCGCGGAATGCGTCCACAGCATGCGGTCGACGCCGCTGGCGACCGAGTTGTCGACGGCGTAAACCAGCATCGGCTTTTTCTTGGCATAGGCCCCGCTCAGCAAGGCGCAGGCCGCGGCGATCTTGTCCGCCGCGCCGTGATAGAAAAAAACCTGCGTCAATTGAGCTTGCCTGCGCGTTGTAGCAGGTAATGCGTCAATAAGGGTACGGGCCGGCCGGTGGCACCTTTGTTCGCGCCGGATTTCCAGGCGGTGCCAGCGATGTCGAGGTGCGCCCAGTCAAATTTCTTGGTGAAACGCGACAGGAAGCAGGCGGCCGAAATAGCGCCACCCCAGCGACCGCCGATGTTAGCCATGTCGGCAAACGGACTTTTCAACAGTTCCTGATAGTCATCCCACAGCGGCATGTGCCAGGCACGATCGTAGGCCTCGTCGCCGGCATCGAGCAGTTCGCGGGCGAGGCCATCCTTGTTGGCGAACAGGCCAGTGGCGATGCTACCCAAGGCGACGACGCAGGCGCCGGTCAGCGTGGCGACATCGATCACCGTGTCCGGTTCGAAACGCTCGGCATAAGTCAGCGCATCGCACAGGATCAGGCGGCCCTCGGCATCGGTGTTGAGGATTTCGATGGTCTGCCCGGACATCGATGTGACGATGTCGCCGGGGCGTGTCGCCTTGCCGTCGGGCATGTTTTCGGTGGCCGGGACGATAACCGTCAGATTGATCGGCAAAGCCATCTTGGCAACGGCGTGCATGGTGCCGAGCACACTGGCGGCGCCACACATGTCGTATTTCATTTCGTCCATTTCGGCGCCGGGCTTCAGCGAAATGCCGCCGGTGTCGAAAGTGACGCCCTTGCCCACCAGCACGACCGGTTTTTCAGCAGCTTTGCCGCCCTTGTAGCTGAGAACGATCAGCTTGGGCGGCTGGTGTGAACCATGGGCAACGGCGAGCAGGGAATGCATGCCGAGTTTTTCCATGTCGGCGCGATCCAGAACTTCGCAGCCGAGCTTGAACTCCTTGGCCATGGCCTGCGCCTGTTCGGCCAGATAAGTCGGATGGCAGATATTGGGGGGCAGGTTGCCCAGATCCTTGGCCATCGCCACGCCTTCGGCAATGGCGAGTCCCTGGTTCAGTGCCTCCTCGGCTGGTGTGAGTTCATTGCGTCTTTCAACGCTGAACGTCAGCTTGCGTAATGGGCGCCGAACATCTTCCTTCTTGCTCTTGAATTGCTCAAATTTATAGGTTGCATCAAGTGCGGCCAGCGTTGCCTGGCGAATCCGCCAGCCAATGCTGCGTTTTTTGACGGTGAGTTCGGTCAGGAAGATGGAAGCATCGAAAGCACCTGTTTCGTTGAGCACTTTGACTGTTGCGCTGATGGCGCTGCCAAATTCCTTTTCACGAAAGTCCTTTTCCTTGCCCAGGCCGACGAGCAGGATGCGGTCACATAACGTCCCCGGCACGTTGTGCAGCAACAGGGTGCTGCCAGACTTGCCTTCCATGTCGCCACGCCGGACGATGTCGGCAATGTGGCCTCCGGATGCCTTGTCGAGCAGCTCGGCTGGAAGGGTCAATTTCCTCGATTCATACACGCCGACAACGACGCAGGCGCTGCGCTGTTTCTCCGGGCTGCCACTTTTTATGCTAAATTCCACAAGCTGCTCCTGATCAGGGAAATATCAGTTTTCGAGGGATTATCCTCGTATTTTTTCGGTTTCGTCAAAGCATGATATTCGAACGTGCCGCCCGGCGCGAATTTGCTCAGGCTGCTGCTGGCATTAGTGTTGCCCTGCTGGCTATCCTGGCTTCCATACTGTTGATCCGCCTCCTCAAAGAGGCCGTCGGTGGGCGCATT contains:
- the soxY gene encoding thiosulfate oxidation carrier protein SoxY, whose amino-acid sequence is MSELRRKFLKGSASAALLSPLIGSGLLMPTRVLAAEWNKNAFTARTVNDAMKAYGSANAPESRDIVINAPEIAENGAKVEVEITCNIANTRSLAIFADKNPMPLCSAIEFSGPVLPYVRAQLKMAETTRVRAVAKTADGKSYVAFREIKVTLGGCGG
- the moaC gene encoding cyclic pyranopterin monophosphate synthase MoaC, producing the protein MVDVGAKAETARVARAAGSIFMKPETLALIRAGSAKKGDVLGIARIAAIQASKRTGDLIPLCHPIALTRVTADFSIDETQNAVHCEVVAECFGRTGVEMEALTATSVGLLTIYDMCKAVDRGMRIENIRLLEKSGGKSGHWVAE
- a CDS encoding beta-barrel assembly-enhancing protease, whose protein sequence is MHLSQRLIAAFLACTLALPPVAADELPELGDAASNDLSLSTEKKIGQQIMHEIRWREPSYLDDADVEAYLNQLGGQLAAVSNDPGFGFYFFPINDPNINAFAMPGGYIGVHTGLIVSAQTESELAGVLGHEISHVTQRHIARQVFQSKQIGMASMVAMALALLAARSSGQMAGAAIATTQAGAISAQLAFSRDFEREADRQGFDILRKAGFDVRGMGVFFERLQKSVRLYENNATAYLRTHPLSGERLTDMQNREQAVPYRQVADSVDFQLVRAKVRAMQGRPVDAVKDMAGLLRERKFASETAIRYGLAFALYRNRDWPGAEREIESIRGLKVSAPMLEHLRADIRMAQGDVVGGLSIYRDAMVRFPLNQGLLYGYGAALLSVRRYDEALRFIEARLGNTPDDVRLHKMRAESYAGLGKQAMQHRALAEAFALQGQTAGAVEQLQQAQKAGDGNFFEMSSIDARLRELKQRLIDELKEKRN
- a CDS encoding sulfurtransferase TusA family protein; this encodes MEFNRDLDVKGLNCPLPILRTKKTLAEMESGQILRVLATDPGSLKDFPAFAKQTGNELVEQKEENRVFEFYLKRK
- the pabB gene encoding aminodeoxychorismate synthase component I gives rise to the protein MQTLQDDQQWAVVGLDYELGYLLEPKSAPVGWQPDGRALARFWRFSERISLAAQDADAWLLLRGDGVAGIGGLQPAIDEESYVATVNRIKRLIFEGDCYQVNFTFPLDFEWFGSPLALYARLREQQPVRYGGFIGDARHGWLSLSPELFLERRGDRLLTKPMKGTAPRSAPPEQLRNSEKDRAENLMIVDLLRNDLGRVAEKGSIVVDRLFDIEEYPTLWQMVSEVSANVGGRSFGDILRALFPCGSITGAPKIRAMQIAAELENAERGIYTGALGWLAPDGDFRLNVAIRTLALGADGRGKLGLGSGIVADSEPEAEWQECQLKSRFLRDCDPGLKLIETLRRDDGVYPMWAGHLARLKRSAAYFGFPLDEQLMFRELGRQPTKGTWRVRLTLDKAGAIDVQAVAFDGAAPAMHLAALAEQAIDSRDVLRRHKTTVRPLYDAALCSLPADSPVFDLVFLNERGEVAEGARTNIFVEREGVLLTPPLASGALPGVLRASLLAAGRAREAVLWPEDLADGFWLGNALRGLVQVSLRSTGKNGQI
- a CDS encoding valine--tRNA ligase, yielding MELAKAFEPADIERRWYPEWEAQNYFAAGVDRSKAPDENFCILLPPPNVTGTLHMGHGFNQTLMDALTRYYRMRGHNTLWQPGTDHAGIATQIVVERQLDAHGISRHDLGREKFLEKVWEWKEYSGNTITKQMRRMGTSPDWKRERFTMDAGLNKVVTETFVRLFNEGLIYRGKRLVNWDPKLNTAVSDLEVVQEEEDGFMWHIRYPLADGSDSLVVATTRPETMLGDTAVMVHPEDERYKHMIGKMVKLPLTDREIPIIADSYVDLEFGTGCVKVTPAHDFNDYAVGQRHGLPMISILTLDAKINENAPEKYRGLDRFDARKAVVADLEALGILEKTDKHKLKVPRGDRTNVVIEPMLTDQWFVAMSKPGDDGKSITEKALDVVHSGEIKFYPENWVNTYNQWLNNIQDWCISRQLWWGHQIPAWYGDNGQIFVAHSEAEAKAEAAKQGYTGTLSRDEDVLDTWFSSALWPFSTLDWTGDEAIDAANPILQQYLPSTVLVTGFDIIFFWVARMVMMTKQITGHIPFKHVYVHGLIRDGEGQKMSKSKGNVLDPIDLIDGIGLEALIEKRTTGLMNPKQAESIAKKTKKEFPEGIASFGTDALRFTFASLASPGRDIKFDLNRCDGYRNFCNKLWNATRFVLMNVEGHDLALEHQQNGPACGGSAPLEFSFADRWIVSQLQRVEKEVEQHFTDYRFDLVAQAIYKFIWDEFCDWYLEIAKVEIQTGNDAQQRGARRTLVRTLEAVLRLAHPLIPFITEELWQTVAPIAGRKTHESIMLAAYPRAEEYKLDPASEAKVERLKALAYATRNLRGEMNVSPALRMPLLVAGGGAEISEFAAILQALGKLSEVQIVSDMPADAMAPVAVVGETRLMLKVEIDVAAERVRLAKEIEKLEKQISIAQGKLANEGFVARAPAAVIDQEKQRVADFTATLEQLKPQLAKLGN
- a CDS encoding ArnT family glycosyltransferase; amino-acid sequence: MNQSDSFVSASTAPPRFPFTQSGVMVLVAIYASIHALTRLFSSGNLGEDDPLDNLIAQTLAPGYNVQQGPLYDWAIWCLQHIFGTGLSGFLFLKYALLVAMAGCIFQITRKITQSALWAFIAVESMATVYQIFWRFHEGFTHRVGAMVLAVATVWAIFRLIDRPSRGNYLLLATLIGLGLLTEHIYAFALFATLLAAWLQPSVRKTVFSLPMLASLPLTLLVVAPYALWLAADPLRLTALSTNLLPEIPAHSLPGIAAGLRDAFTFPLLVLAPYIVILPMVFPAIFRTIFRQSKLRAIDPTVFDPKLYLLHLLLIELSGLVLFNGLLYSRANYAVHSILPMVVIAIPWLTEKARETNPTPRRVQIFMAVLLGFTITAYAVRSGNLFVYEPFCSRCRWAVPYPELADKLREKGFDRGTIIVNDPHVGGNLRRFFSDSRVVMHGLPTPAGDGNKIAVVWPISDKNAEMPANLRNATATAHTLAPPGIVELPWKHLWKPLGYRTSSWGTAIMETSN
- a CDS encoding DNA polymerase III subunit chi, which translates into the protein MTQVFFYHGAADKIAAACALLSGAYAKKKPMLVYAVDNSVASGVDRMLWTHSALSFVPHCRADSPLAAETPILITDKLETIAQDERLMNLSQEIPPGFSRFESLIEVVGQEENDRTAARERVKFYKDRGYEVRYFDLSDR